A segment of the Lycium ferocissimum isolate CSIRO_LF1 chromosome 10, AGI_CSIRO_Lferr_CH_V1, whole genome shotgun sequence genome:
ACAAAAGTTATAGTACATGTATAAGAATATTGGAAACCTAACCGAACTACCTTGCACGAAGTACTGACAAACTAGTACATGAACCTCATTGGGGGATTAATTGCTAACATGCATGAGGTAGtcataattattattttttctcgaAACGTTTCAAATCAACGCAAACCTTATAACCCATTAAATAATGAAGTTATGAGAATTTTCTGGTATATTTGAAAAAACATTTACTTTATAATGTTTTGCTTTAGACATTCATTATTTAAAACACACTAATTCGACTATTCATGATTAGTGCTAATGAGCCATTAAGAGGGTAAACCACTCCTTGTTAAGAGATTTTTATTTGTACGACTCAACTATCTCTAACGGACCAAACATATACgaatccgcgacttaagtagcacaaaaaataaaaagttgaaccaaactaacacaaaaaaaaaaaaaaaaaaaagaacataaaagtagtattcacgcacgaatttcgtgcgtgggGGACCAAATCGCAAATGTGCAGATCGGGCCTTTCACGCGAATTTCGTCCCCCTTGCGTGAAACCACCGCAAATTTGCGTATCCGTCTTCACGCACGAAATTAGTGCGTGAATGGGGTCAACATATATTGACCCCATCTTCCCCACCAGCGACTGCTCCCTTCCCCACCCCCATTAAAGCCCGTTCCAGTGGTCCCACCCCCCTTAAAACGAtaatttcgtgttatttttcaatccaaaactcaataTTCTTGTATATCGTGTAGGAACAAGTTTCTAAGGTTGATTTCGGAATAGTAGCAGCGTATAACatatttcaaaaactcaaaaaaaagtttcaatctaggtatttcactatgaattttctattacattgttaaatatattattaccctaAGTATGATCATTGTATAACTGTGGTGCATtactcgttttttttttttttttttttttttttttttgcgtttttgGCGCTCCGTGTAATCGTTGGGACCgccattttttcatttttttttatttgtttatctattgttaattagttaattatttattgcttatttatttagtatttgttaattgttggattagcgacttaagtatttgttaattgttggaTTAGtgacttaagtatttattaattgttagactagctatttcaattgttagactggctaattatttattttgtttttgttaagccaattgtttatttgttaataatttcttaattgtttcattagttaattaattacttatttgttaaatatacgataataatttattaattttttgattagttacttaattgtttatttattaaatatgtgataataacttgttaattatttgattagttagttatttatttatttattaattatttatactaattgtatgctaactaattgttaattatttgacttatcttTATATCTTAGGaatgaaaacccttagtttaggattcttaacccgtagcttaggattgaaaacccttaatataattttctataaaagattacataactaatattacttgttaatgatttatttaaaatacgtaaaacgtATGGGTCACCACAATCTTTAATAAAATATTCGATAACgtattacataactaatactaatactagttaatgatttatttaaaatgcgtaaaatagatggatcaccaccctCGATCCGGGCCCTTCGACCGAGAGTTACCGTATCTTCGGCCCGAGCATAGATCGCAACATATATGGACATCCGACCTCGGCACCGAGTCTCGTGTCCGTACCTTGCCAGGGACTCGCATGGGAGATCTTAGTTGCTCGCCCCCACATCCTCGCGTCCTGGATATATGACGTCCAGGCAGTATCTACCGGTGCGTCGAAGTTGGTCGGGTACGTACAATAGGTCGCTAGTGACGGACTTGATTGAGAGGTGGCGACCGGAGACGtacacatttcatctccgcactGGTGAGGCTACCATTACCCTTCGGGATGCGGAGGGTCATTTATGCGGCTGAGGTGTCGACGGACGCCCATTGTATATCGAGGAGCCTCCGTGTCGCCGCCGCCACCGGCGAGTTCGGACTAGGCTCACCGGTTTCGCGGCTCTAGATGGTCATATATCGGGCCAGAGTCGGCTTTTGTTGTCGGCCCTTTACGCTCACTTGCGCCTCACAGACATGCAACATCCGATTGGAGAGGACACGCCTCGGTGTCGATGTTGATCGACGTGCACGTCTATACCtactcatcatattcggggCCATCCTATTCCCGAACACTTCGGTTCGCATATAAGCTTCGAGGTATCTTCGGTATATCGACGATCTCGCCGAGATAGGATGTTATAGTTGGGCGCCGCCGTGCTTGGGCTACATGTATCAAGGATTATCCGATGTTCTACGGGCACGAGGCTGAGGTCCCCGTTTTTGCTCACTTCttcaggtaatatatttaagtgtgtgtaattatacacaaaatatatttatttaaaaacgacgactgatatttttttttttaattgaccaTATTagatatgggtgtggactaggttgagaccttttcagCCCATACCAGCTGACCCTCCCGCTGACTATCTTACTGTCCCGATGCCATACGCGCGGAGATGGTCGCGAGGCGTACGCCGACGTGTGGAGACGCACCACTGCCTTCTCCCGTTTAGGGATTAGCTAGACCGCATGACGGCGCAGACggtatgttcatattttggatTCACACGCTAGACCACATAactactattttagtcttttgttgttaactagttcaattctttttacagGCTTTTATATGGACGTCGTATGATCATATTTTGGATGAGGCGTCGGCGTTTTTGTATCGGTCGGCACGTggatgtcgcggtgtccattgatacatatggatatcGTTGAGTATCACGCGCCCGATCGCGTGGTACGGCAGTTTGGGTATGTACAAAATATACCCGTGGCTACGGTTTGGGAGCATGAACACTATGCGAGGGACGAGCGTGCGGGCGTCGATGATGCATGGCGACTCCATATGCAGCAGCAGGTCCAGAGTTGGGATGTGAGGATGGCGAGGCTAGCGGTGGTCGGACATGATACTCCCATCCATGTGTACATGGAGTGGTACATGCGGATCACTCGCATCATTATTGGCAACCCCTCTAGGCGTCGTCCAGATGGCCTGGGATATGTAGCTCTTGCAGGAGCGTACGAGGCGCtggtaagttttattagtcttaaacttaaaccatcgtcttatgtactactttacaaatttattcaattgttaATATTGACAAACATATGCAGGTACGGACCGTTCAGACGATGCGCTATGAGAGCACTGCCCGTACGGAGTCCCCCGAGACGGCGGAGTACGCAGCACGGATGATTGAGCTTGCCGAGACCCCCGAGACAGCACATGACTTTGAGCGTCT
Coding sequences within it:
- the LOC132035448 gene encoding serine/threonine-protein phosphatase 7 long form homolog, whose protein sequence is MDIVEYHAPDRVVRQFGYVQNIPVATVWEHEHYARDERAGVDDAWRLHMQQQVQSWDVRMARLAVVGHDTPIHVYMEWYMRITRIIIGNPSRRRPDGLGYVALAGAYEALVRTVQTMRYESTARTESPETAEYAARMIELAETPETAHDFERLHERVPRAPPGAAGSRGRRGAGGRRRGARAGRGDEAPSTDIPSTSHSRPSTSQTPLYTPDPFPGYVPWPSLSDPPVRDPRGVSGPCS